The Candidatus Aenigmatarchaeota archaeon genome has a window encoding:
- a CDS encoding TGS domain-containing protein, which translates to MPINAGPKYYAAEERFLKATSPEEKIACLEEMIREMPKHKGTENALAQLKRKLAKLRSDSQGSKKGGKSRGVEKTGDAQVCIIGFTNSGKSSLLKALTGKEVAISDKEFTTIEPEVAMMNLGGANIQLVEIPSTFDSTQLSILYSCDLILALHTSREEKQKLEEFLKKRNIRTKTLFAATKLDTSSSPSRVKISVKLGYGLDDLKAELWESLNLIRAYTKRNNKVEEVPVVLKRGSTVKHFAKEIHKDFVSNFAFARIFDKTKFSGRKVGLKYVLKEGDIVEIHTK; encoded by the coding sequence ATGCCAATAAACGCAGGCCCAAAGTACTATGCCGCCGAAGAGAGGTTTCTGAAAGCAACAAGCCCTGAGGAAAAAATCGCCTGCCTTGAGGAGATGATTAGGGAGATGCCTAAGCACAAGGGAACTGAAAATGCCCTCGCGCAGCTAAAAAGAAAGCTCGCCAAACTCCGCTCGGACTCGCAAGGGTCTAAAAAGGGAGGAAAATCGAGGGGAGTTGAAAAAACCGGGGACGCGCAGGTCTGCATAATCGGCTTCACAAACTCAGGCAAGAGTTCGCTTCTTAAGGCCCTTACCGGAAAAGAAGTTGCAATAAGCGACAAGGAGTTTACCACTATTGAGCCGGAGGTTGCAATGATGAACCTGGGCGGCGCAAACATACAGCTTGTGGAAATCCCATCGACCTTTGATAGCACTCAGCTCTCAATCCTCTATAGCTGTGACCTCATACTTGCGCTCCACACCAGCCGGGAAGAAAAGCAAAAGCTTGAGGAATTCCTAAAAAAAAGAAACATCCGCACAAAAACCCTCTTTGCCGCGACAAAGCTTGACACTTCAAGTTCCCCAAGCAGGGTGAAAATTTCCGTAAAGCTTGGCTATGGGCTGGATGACCTTAAAGCAGAACTCTGGGAAAGCCTGAACTTAATCCGCGCATACACAAAAAGAAACAACAAGGTTGAAGAAGTGCCCGTGGTCCTGAAGCGCGGCTCGACGGTAAAGCATTTTGCAAAGGAAATACATAAAGACTTTGTCAGCAACTTTGCTTTCGCAAGGATTTTTGACAAGACTAAATTCAGCGGCAGGAAGGTCGGATTAAAGTACGTGCTAAAGGAAGGCGATATTGTAGAGATTCACACGAAATAG